A single Aspergillus chevalieri M1 DNA, chromosome 3, nearly complete sequence DNA region contains:
- a CDS encoding C2HC-type zinc finger protein (COG:S;~EggNog:ENOG410PZ3X;~InterPro:IPR036875,IPR001878;~go_function: GO:0003676 - nucleic acid binding [Evidence IEA];~go_function: GO:0008270 - zinc ion binding [Evidence IEA]), producing the protein MPTYEAPTISDHEESALSAEPETTDSQETPSTMSQSNDSNSVHQRPRQILPDPEVFKGDIASYQNFKHLLKAKLHVDRKALGGPYECLWYAYGRLSGNAASHILPWMIANADSPTMVNDDTVTKLFEHLDFNYMDKELQRKAMYNLSTLKQGNKTINELLATFDRYLMEAGQQNQPDNMKIFCEYCVQLQGIYDRHQKYQQRSAEHRRPPNRRTTTPMFPPPATSPTATSTQGDPMDWEPTISRARNPQRKRARWVSGKEIEHRKQEGCCFRCGSAGHQISQCPFLPAQRPTPRVAEFTAEDVTDAVLDDTQATPVPDVPSGKA; encoded by the exons ATGCCCACATATGAAGCCCCTACCATTAGCGATCACGAAGAATCCGCACTGAGCGCTGAACCGGAAACTACAGACTCACAGGAGACCCCAAGCACTATGAGCCAAAGCAATGATAGCAATAGTGTGCACCAGCGCCCCCGACAAATCCTACCGGATCCTGAGGTGTTTAAGGGAGATATTGCTTCCTATCAGAACTTCAAGCATCTCCTGAAAGCGAAGCTCCATGTTGACAGGAAGGCCCTGGGAGGTCCTTACGAATGCCTATGGTATGCCTATGGACGATTGTCTGGCAATGCAGCTAGCCATATTCTTCCATGGATGATTGCCAACGCTGATTCGCCCACTATGGTAAACGACGATACAGTGACCAAACTCTTCGAACATCTTGATTTCAACTATATGGATAAGGAGCTCCAGAGGAAGGCTATGTACAACCTCAGCACATTGAAACAAGGCAACAAAACCATCAATGAACTGCTTGCAACCTTTGACCGTTATCTGATGGAGGCTGGCCAACAGAACCAGCCCGACAATATGAAGATTTTTTG CGAATACTGTGTTCAACTCCAGGGTATCTATGATAGGCATCAGAAATACCAACAGCGCTCTGCAGAACACCGACGTCCCCCTAATCGACGGACAACTACACCCatgtttcctcctccagcaacCTCCCCCACAGCTACTTCTACCCAAGGAGACCCCATGGACTGGGAGCCCACCATTTCTCGTGCCCGAAACCCCCAACGCAAGCGGGCTCGATGGGTCAGTGGCAAAGAGATTGAGCACCGGAAGCAGGAGGGATGCTGTTTCCGATGCGGCTCTGCTGGTCATCAGATTAGCCAGTGCCCATTTCTCCCTGCACAACGTCCTACACCTAGGGTTGCTGAATTCACTGCAGAGGATGTCACAGATGCTGTCCTGGATGACACTCAAGCCACACCAGTGCCTGATGTACCTTCGGGAAAAGCCTAA